A genomic segment from Ramlibacter agri encodes:
- a CDS encoding serine hydrolase domain-containing protein — protein MEAQGQLEFDGVPYLDGHASDPRLLGWMQGTPPAPERRVQFGDDRFLDFPQIRWSLSHMRELLPTVNVWRGRGPSHTLGTPSEADMARIDALAFTDMQGRARTWASSLPDTYTDGLLVLHRGRCIYERYFGALQPQLPHSCFSITKSYAATLAAKLVHEGLLQDTQRIPHWLPEMRGTAYEDATLREVMDMQVGVAYSELYADANADIWNYARAGGLRPRPSGYAGPGSFYEYLRTLQPEGAHGQAFAYKTVNTELMCWVMKQVTGQPLAQMLSEQLWEPLGCEEDAYLTVDPLGVPMGGGGLHASLRDLARFGELMRREGDWGGRQLLPAAVVADIRRGSDPAKFAKAGYTLLPGYSYRSMWWVTHNELGAFEGRGIHGQRLYVAPKAQMVVARFASHPVAASAANDPITLPMLLALGRVLA, from the coding sequence ATGGAAGCGCAAGGCCAGCTGGAATTCGACGGCGTTCCCTATCTCGACGGGCACGCCTCCGATCCCCGCCTCCTGGGCTGGATGCAGGGCACGCCGCCGGCGCCGGAGCGGCGCGTGCAGTTCGGTGACGACCGCTTCCTGGACTTCCCGCAGATCCGCTGGTCGCTGTCGCACATGCGCGAGCTGCTGCCGACGGTGAACGTCTGGCGCGGGCGCGGTCCCTCGCACACGCTGGGCACGCCCTCGGAAGCGGACATGGCGCGCATCGACGCGCTCGCCTTCACCGACATGCAGGGCCGCGCGCGCACCTGGGCGAGCTCGCTGCCCGACACCTACACCGACGGCCTGCTGGTGCTGCACCGTGGCCGCTGCATCTATGAGCGCTACTTCGGCGCGCTGCAGCCGCAGCTGCCGCACAGCTGCTTCTCCATCACCAAGTCCTATGCGGCCACGCTGGCGGCGAAGCTGGTGCACGAAGGCCTGCTGCAGGACACGCAGCGCATCCCGCACTGGCTGCCCGAAATGCGCGGCACCGCCTACGAGGACGCCACCCTGCGCGAAGTGATGGACATGCAGGTCGGCGTCGCCTATTCGGAGCTCTACGCGGATGCCAATGCCGACATCTGGAACTACGCGCGTGCCGGCGGCCTGCGTCCGCGGCCGTCCGGCTACGCGGGCCCGGGCAGCTTCTACGAGTACCTCCGCACCTTGCAGCCGGAAGGCGCGCACGGCCAGGCCTTCGCGTACAAGACGGTCAACACCGAGCTGATGTGCTGGGTGATGAAGCAGGTGACCGGGCAGCCGCTGGCGCAGATGCTGTCGGAGCAGCTGTGGGAACCGCTTGGCTGCGAGGAGGACGCCTACCTCACCGTCGACCCGCTCGGCGTGCCCATGGGCGGCGGCGGCCTGCACGCCAGCCTGCGCGACCTGGCGCGCTTCGGCGAGCTGATGCGGCGCGAAGGCGACTGGGGCGGCCGCCAGCTGCTGCCCGCCGCGGTGGTGGCGGACATCCGCCGCGGCAGCGATCCGGCCAAGTTCGCGAAGGCGGGCTACACCTTGCTGCCTGGCTACTCGTATCGCAGCATGTGGTGGGTCACCCACAACGAACTCGGCGCCTTCGAAGGCCGCGGCATCCACGGCCAGCGGCTTTACGTGGCGCCGAAAGCGCAGATGGTGGTGGCTCGCTTCGCCTCGCATCCGGTCGCCGCCAGCGCCGCCAACGACCCGATCACCTTGCCCATGCTGCTCGCACTCGGACGCGTCCTGGCCTGA
- a CDS encoding 3-oxoacid CoA-transferase subunit A — MIDKIAASIPEALAGVRDGATVLIGGFGTSGIPGELIDGLIEHGARDLTVVNNNAGNGDTGLAALLKTGRVRKIICSFPRQVDSFVFDELYRSAKIELELVPQGNLAERIRAAGAGIGAFFCPTGYGTELAKGKETREINGRQYVLEHPIHADVALIKAEAGDRWGNLTYRMAARNFGPVMATAAKLTIASVFEIKELGQLDPEAIVTPGIFVGKIVKIPRVATQGAGFKKAA, encoded by the coding sequence ATGATCGACAAGATCGCGGCCTCGATCCCCGAGGCCCTGGCCGGCGTGCGCGACGGCGCCACCGTGCTGATCGGCGGCTTCGGCACCTCCGGCATTCCCGGCGAGCTGATCGACGGCCTGATCGAGCACGGCGCCCGCGACCTCACCGTCGTCAACAACAACGCCGGCAACGGCGACACCGGCCTGGCGGCGCTGCTGAAGACCGGCCGCGTGCGCAAGATCATCTGCAGCTTCCCGCGCCAGGTGGACAGCTTCGTGTTCGACGAGCTGTATCGCAGCGCCAAGATCGAGCTGGAACTGGTGCCGCAAGGCAACCTGGCCGAGCGCATCCGCGCGGCCGGCGCCGGCATCGGCGCCTTCTTCTGCCCCACCGGCTACGGCACCGAGCTGGCCAAGGGCAAGGAGACGCGCGAGATCAACGGCAGGCAGTACGTGCTGGAACACCCGATCCACGCCGACGTCGCGCTGATCAAGGCCGAGGCGGGCGACCGCTGGGGCAACCTCACCTATCGCATGGCCGCGCGCAACTTCGGCCCGGTGATGGCCACGGCCGCCAAGCTGACCATCGCCAGCGTGTTCGAGATCAAGGAGCTGGGCCAGCTCGATCCGGAAGCGATCGTCACCCCGGGCATCTTCGTCGGCAAGATCGTCAAGATCCCGCGCGTCGCCACGCAAGGCGCCGGCTTCAAGAAGGCAGCATGA
- a CDS encoding tripartite tricarboxylate transporter substrate binding protein, which translates to MKRLITLLAATLLAGVAAAQSAYPNKPIRFIVPFTPGSGTDIIARTVGDVMGKNLGQPIVIDNKPGAGGTIGAAQVARSEPDGYTVLVHSSGHALNPAIYPNLSYDTLKDLTGVTPLAALPNVMVVSPTRGWKTVADVVAAAKAKPGQLNYASAGVGSATHLNAEKFKLQAGIDAVHVPFKGTPEALSDVIGGRDDWFFAPLSSALPLIKDGKLLALAVSTASRSPALPDVPTTVEAGVPGSDYTFWVGMIVPSATPPAVVKRLHDEAVKALNTPEVKQRLANLGAEAFTMEPAAFNGYIKTEMESAAQIAKAANLKAQ; encoded by the coding sequence ATGAAGCGACTCATCACCCTCCTGGCCGCCACCCTGCTCGCTGGCGTGGCCGCCGCGCAGTCAGCCTATCCGAACAAGCCGATCCGGTTCATCGTGCCCTTCACGCCGGGCAGCGGCACCGACATCATTGCCCGCACCGTGGGCGACGTGATGGGGAAGAACCTGGGCCAGCCCATCGTCATCGACAACAAGCCGGGCGCCGGCGGCACCATCGGCGCCGCGCAGGTGGCGCGCAGCGAGCCGGATGGCTACACGGTGCTGGTCCACTCCTCCGGCCATGCGCTGAACCCCGCGATCTATCCCAACCTCTCCTACGACACGCTGAAGGACCTGACCGGCGTGACGCCGCTCGCGGCGCTGCCCAACGTGATGGTCGTGTCGCCCACGCGCGGCTGGAAGACGGTGGCAGACGTCGTGGCCGCGGCCAAGGCCAAGCCGGGCCAGCTCAATTACGCATCGGCCGGCGTCGGCAGCGCGACCCACCTGAACGCGGAGAAGTTCAAGCTGCAGGCCGGCATCGACGCGGTGCACGTTCCTTTCAAGGGCACGCCGGAAGCGCTGAGCGACGTCATCGGCGGCCGCGACGACTGGTTCTTCGCGCCGCTGTCCTCGGCCCTGCCGCTGATCAAGGACGGCAAGCTGCTGGCGCTGGCCGTCAGTACCGCGAGCCGCTCGCCTGCGCTGCCGGATGTGCCGACCACGGTGGAAGCCGGCGTGCCCGGCTCCGACTACACCTTCTGGGTCGGCATGATCGTGCCCTCGGCCACGCCGCCGGCCGTCGTCAAGCGCCTGCATGACGAAGCGGTGAAGGCATTGAACACGCCCGAGGTGAAGCAGCGCCTCGCCAACCTGGGCGCGGAAGCGTTCACGATGGAGCCGGCGGCCTTCAACGGCTACATCAAGACCGAGATGGAATCGGCCGCGCAGATCGCCAAGGCCGCCAACCTGAAGGCGCAATGA
- a CDS encoding 3-oxoacid CoA-transferase subunit B: MAYQKRTKDQLAARVARDMFDGAYVNLGIGMPTAVANHLPPGIEIVLHSENGILGMGPAPAAGSEDYDLINAGKQPVTLLPGGAFFHHADSFGMMRGGHLDICVLGAFQVSAKGDLANWSTGEPGAIPAVGGAMDLAIGAKQTWVMMDLLTKKGESKVVERCNYPLTGVGCVKRIYTDLATLECTPQGLKLIDAVDGLSHAELEKLVGLPISA; the protein is encoded by the coding sequence ATGGCTTACCAGAAGCGAACCAAGGACCAGCTGGCCGCCCGCGTGGCGCGCGACATGTTCGACGGCGCCTACGTCAACCTGGGCATCGGCATGCCCACGGCCGTCGCCAACCACCTGCCACCCGGCATCGAGATCGTGCTGCACTCCGAGAACGGCATCCTGGGCATGGGCCCGGCGCCGGCCGCGGGCAGCGAAGACTACGACCTCATCAACGCCGGCAAGCAGCCGGTGACCTTGCTGCCCGGCGGCGCCTTCTTCCATCACGCCGACTCCTTCGGCATGATGCGCGGCGGCCACCTGGACATCTGCGTGCTGGGCGCCTTCCAGGTTTCGGCCAAGGGCGACCTCGCCAACTGGAGCACCGGCGAGCCCGGTGCCATCCCCGCCGTCGGCGGCGCCATGGACCTCGCCATCGGCGCCAAGCAGACCTGGGTGATGATGGACCTGCTCACCAAGAAGGGCGAAAGCAAGGTGGTGGAGCGCTGCAACTACCCGCTGACCGGCGTGGGTTGCGTGAAGCGCATCTACACGGACCTTGCTACGCTGGAATGCACCCCGCAGGGGCTGAAGCTGATCGACGCCGTCGACGGCCTCAGCCACGCGGAACTCGAGAAACTCGTCGGCCTGCCGATTTCCGCCTGA
- the pcaF gene encoding 3-oxoadipyl-CoA thiolase, translating to MTRQAFICDAIRTPFGRYGGALSSVRTDDLGAIPLKALMARHTKVDWQAVTDVLYGCANQAGEDNRNVARMATLLAGLPIAVPGATINRLCGSGLDAVGTAARAIKSGEASLMIAGGVESMSRAPFVMPKAESAFSRSNAVYDTTIGWRFINKLLKEQYGVDAMPETAENVATDYKIERAAQDRMALASQLKAVAAQKAGFFDAEITPVTIPQKKGDAIVVSKDEHPRETSLEALAKLKGVVRPDGTVTAGNASGVNDGSCALLLADEATAAKNGLTPRARIVGMATAGVAPRVMGIGPAPATQKVLALTGIKLEQIDVIELNEAFAAQGLAVLRMLGLQDDDPRVNPNGGAIALGHPLGASGARLATTAVNQLHRSGGRYALCTMCIGVGQGIAVILEHV from the coding sequence ATGACCCGCCAAGCTTTCATCTGCGATGCGATCCGCACGCCCTTCGGCCGCTACGGCGGCGCGCTGTCCTCGGTGCGCACCGACGACCTCGGCGCCATCCCCCTCAAGGCGCTGATGGCGCGCCACACCAAGGTCGACTGGCAGGCCGTCACCGACGTCCTGTACGGCTGCGCCAACCAGGCCGGCGAAGACAACCGCAACGTCGCCCGCATGGCCACGCTGCTGGCCGGCCTGCCGATAGCCGTGCCCGGCGCCACCATCAACCGCCTGTGCGGTTCCGGCCTGGATGCGGTCGGCACCGCCGCTCGCGCCATCAAGTCGGGCGAAGCCTCGCTGATGATCGCGGGCGGCGTCGAGAGCATGAGCCGCGCGCCCTTCGTCATGCCCAAGGCCGAGAGCGCCTTCAGCCGCTCGAACGCGGTGTACGACACCACCATCGGCTGGCGCTTCATCAACAAGCTGCTGAAGGAACAGTACGGCGTCGACGCCATGCCCGAGACGGCGGAGAACGTCGCCACCGACTACAAGATCGAGCGCGCGGCGCAGGACCGCATGGCCCTCGCCTCCCAGCTGAAGGCCGTGGCCGCGCAGAAGGCCGGTTTCTTCGACGCCGAGATCACGCCGGTGACGATCCCGCAGAAGAAGGGCGATGCCATCGTCGTCAGCAAGGACGAGCATCCGCGCGAGACCTCGCTGGAAGCGCTGGCCAAGCTCAAGGGCGTGGTGCGTCCCGACGGCACGGTGACCGCCGGCAACGCCAGCGGCGTCAATGACGGTTCCTGTGCGCTGCTGCTGGCCGATGAAGCCACCGCCGCCAAGAACGGCCTGACGCCGCGTGCCCGCATCGTCGGCATGGCCACCGCCGGCGTGGCGCCGCGCGTCATGGGCATCGGCCCGGCGCCGGCCACGCAGAAGGTGCTGGCGCTGACCGGCATCAAGCTGGAGCAGATCGACGTCATCGAGCTGAACGAAGCCTTCGCCGCGCAAGGCCTGGCCGTGCTGCGCATGCTGGGCCTGCAGGACGACGACCCCCGGGTCAACCCGAATGGCGGCGCGATCGCGCTGGGCCATCCGCTGGGGGCTTCGGGCGCGCGCCTGGCCACCACCGCCGTCAACCAGCTGCACCGCAGCGGCGGCCGCTACGCGCTGTGCACGATGTGCATCGGCGTGGGGCAGGGCATCGCCGTCATCCTGGAACACGTGTAA
- a CDS encoding NAD(P)-dependent oxidoreductase encodes MMRVHVIGVGKMGLPMALHFRRGGHVVSVQDTAPERLALARAAGLAVDAQALRGAEVVLSSLPHDDALLAVGGQVAREASRGTIYMDTSTVSPRVSAAVARACSEAGIAHVRATVSGNNHMAEAAQLTVMASGPREAYDAVQPLLQLLGPAQFWLGDAEQARLMKLVVNLMIAQTSAMLAEALALGRKGGLQWEDMWSVLTASAVASPILKAKSVQLAKRDFTPTFTVEQMIKDLGLILGAGSANHVPLPQTAATLQLMQAAVAQGRGGEDYAAIIRTVETAAGLSPD; translated from the coding sequence ATGATGCGGGTGCACGTCATCGGCGTCGGCAAGATGGGGCTGCCGATGGCGCTGCATTTCCGGCGCGGTGGCCACGTCGTCAGCGTGCAGGACACGGCGCCGGAGCGGCTCGCGCTGGCCCGAGCCGCCGGGCTCGCCGTCGACGCGCAAGCGCTGCGCGGGGCCGAGGTGGTGCTGTCTTCGCTGCCGCACGACGACGCGCTGCTGGCCGTCGGTGGCCAGGTCGCACGCGAGGCGTCGCGCGGCACCATCTATATGGACACCAGCACCGTATCGCCGCGCGTATCGGCCGCGGTGGCACGGGCTTGTTCGGAAGCGGGCATCGCCCACGTGCGGGCCACCGTTTCCGGCAACAACCACATGGCCGAAGCGGCGCAGCTGACCGTGATGGCGTCGGGCCCGCGCGAGGCCTACGACGCCGTGCAGCCGCTGCTGCAACTGCTCGGCCCGGCCCAGTTCTGGCTGGGCGACGCCGAGCAGGCGCGGCTGATGAAGCTGGTGGTCAACCTGATGATCGCGCAGACCAGCGCGATGCTGGCCGAAGCGCTGGCGCTGGGGCGCAAGGGCGGCCTGCAGTGGGAAGACATGTGGTCCGTGCTCACGGCCAGCGCGGTCGCCTCGCCGATCCTCAAGGCGAAGTCGGTGCAGCTGGCCAAGCGGGACTTCACGCCGACCTTCACGGTGGAACAGATGATCAAGGACCTGGGGCTGATCCTCGGCGCCGGTTCCGCCAACCACGTGCCGCTGCCGCAGACCGCGGCGACCTTGCAGCTGATGCAGGCCGCCGTGGCGCAAGGGCGCGGCGGCGAGGACTACGCGGCGATCATCCGCACCGTCGAAACCGCCGCCGGTCTTTCGCCCGATTGA
- a CDS encoding NAD(P)-dependent oxidoreductase, whose product MANQIGWIGLGRMGEAMVKRLLKAGFGAKVWNRTRSKAEPLAEYGAEIVNHKTDLASCEVVFTMVSTTDDLKEVLFGEGGLVTGAEKPKVVVDSSSISQEGSAEIREQLEAMGVAYLCAPVSGNAKVAKAGKLLIVCSGPQALYDKAQPFLQAMGRKAMWVGEGELARIWKIAHNTMFGVIIQNLCEITVLAEKAGIPRHVFLESINDSVLGSMYTRYKTPMLSNLTFDQVTFTPKLLLKDMDLGMGAAKAHGVAMPAAAATRESVARMVGRGYEDIDFAVLLVEMAKDAGLELKPANVKISDGLES is encoded by the coding sequence ATGGCAAACCAGATCGGATGGATCGGCCTCGGCCGCATGGGCGAGGCAATGGTCAAGCGGCTGCTGAAGGCCGGCTTCGGCGCGAAGGTGTGGAACCGCACGCGCAGCAAGGCGGAACCGCTGGCCGAATACGGCGCGGAGATCGTCAACCACAAGACCGACCTCGCCAGCTGCGAGGTGGTGTTCACCATGGTCTCCACCACCGACGACCTCAAGGAGGTGCTGTTCGGCGAAGGCGGCCTGGTGACGGGCGCGGAGAAGCCGAAGGTGGTGGTCGATTCGTCCTCCATCTCGCAGGAGGGCTCGGCCGAGATCCGCGAGCAGCTGGAAGCCATGGGCGTGGCCTACCTCTGCGCGCCGGTGTCCGGCAACGCCAAGGTGGCCAAGGCGGGCAAGCTGCTGATCGTCTGCTCCGGCCCGCAGGCGTTGTACGACAAGGCGCAGCCCTTCCTGCAGGCCATGGGCCGCAAGGCGATGTGGGTGGGCGAGGGCGAGCTGGCCCGCATCTGGAAGATCGCGCACAACACGATGTTCGGCGTGATCATCCAGAACCTGTGCGAGATCACGGTGCTGGCCGAAAAGGCCGGCATCCCGCGCCACGTGTTCCTCGAGAGCATCAACGACTCGGTGCTCGGCTCGATGTACACGCGCTACAAGACGCCGATGCTGTCCAACCTCACCTTCGACCAGGTGACCTTCACGCCCAAGCTGCTGCTGAAGGACATGGACCTGGGCATGGGCGCGGCCAAGGCGCACGGTGTCGCCATGCCGGCCGCCGCCGCCACGCGCGAATCGGTGGCGCGCATGGTGGGCCGCGGTTACGAGGACATCGACTTCGCCGTGCTGCTGGTGGAAATGGCCAAGGACGCGGGGCTGGAACTGAAGCCTGCCAACGTGAAGATCAGCGACGGCCTGGAATCCTGA
- a CDS encoding IclR family transcriptional regulator domain-containing protein yields MDRPNNPELRPGDAYVQSFARGLEVIRSFNAQSPRQTLSDVAARTGLTRAGARRILLTLQTLGYVESDGKLFALTPRILDLGFAYLSSMPMWNVAEPLMEALVEEVKESCSAAVLEGTDIVYVLRVSTRTIMRNSLGIGSRLPAYCTSMGRMLLAGLSDEEAMALLRASKLDARTRYTLVEPEAILAKVQQARKQGWSLVNQELEEGLVSMAAPVLNRAGRMVAAINVSGQANRTTARQMQDAMLAPLRQAAQEISQRLAM; encoded by the coding sequence ATGGACCGCCCGAATAACCCCGAATTGCGCCCCGGCGATGCCTACGTGCAGAGCTTCGCCCGCGGGCTGGAGGTGATCCGCTCCTTCAACGCGCAGTCGCCGCGGCAGACCTTGAGCGACGTGGCGGCGCGCACCGGCCTCACCCGCGCCGGCGCGCGGCGCATCCTGCTCACCTTGCAGACTCTGGGCTACGTGGAGAGCGACGGCAAGCTGTTCGCGCTGACGCCGCGCATCCTGGACCTGGGCTTCGCCTATCTCTCGTCGATGCCGATGTGGAACGTGGCGGAGCCGCTGATGGAAGCGCTGGTGGAGGAGGTGAAGGAATCCTGCTCCGCGGCGGTGCTGGAAGGCACGGACATCGTCTACGTGCTGCGCGTGTCGACGCGCACGATCATGCGCAATTCGCTGGGTATCGGCTCGCGGCTGCCGGCTTATTGCACGTCGATGGGGCGGATGCTGCTGGCTGGCTTGTCGGACGAAGAGGCGATGGCCTTGCTGCGTGCGAGCAAGCTGGATGCGCGCACGCGCTACACGCTGGTCGAGCCGGAGGCCATCCTGGCCAAGGTGCAGCAGGCGCGCAAGCAGGGCTGGTCGCTGGTGAACCAGGAGCTGGAAGAAGGGCTGGTGTCGATGGCCGCGCCGGTGCTGAATCGCGCGGGGCGGATGGTCGCGGCGATCAATGTGAGCGGACAGGCGAACCGGACGACGGCGCGGCAGATGCAGGATGCGATGCTGGCGCCGCTGCGGCAGGCGGCGCAGGAGATTTCGCAGCGGCTCGCGATGTGA
- a CDS encoding twin-arginine translocation signal domain-containing protein → METSKIRRRSVLAAAAGAAALAGCASQPAKPPQPVSVISFGRGVNLRDP, encoded by the coding sequence ATGGAGACAAGCAAGATCCGTCGCCGCAGCGTGCTCGCGGCGGCTGCAGGCGCGGCCGCTCTCGCCGGTTGCGCCAGCCAGCCCGCCAAGCCGCCGCAACCCGTCTCCGTCATCAGCTTCGGCAGGGGTGTCAACCTCCGCGACCCTTGA
- a CDS encoding cache domain-containing protein, producing the protein MKTWIRAAMALALTVSAGFAAADTPAEAKAMLAEAHALVVSKGLDGAAADFNAGGKWKHPKAYVVLVNFDGGTLLAHADNPKLAGKSFLEARDASGKAFVQETIANVKSSGESLVDYRWANPTTKKIDNGHLMARRVPGKEAYVAVGYWE; encoded by the coding sequence ATGAAGACCTGGATCCGGGCCGCGATGGCCCTTGCCCTGACCGTCTCCGCCGGCTTCGCCGCCGCGGACACCCCCGCCGAAGCGAAGGCCATGCTGGCCGAAGCGCATGCCCTCGTGGTGAGCAAGGGCCTGGACGGCGCCGCGGCCGATTTCAACGCCGGCGGCAAGTGGAAGCACCCCAAGGCCTACGTGGTGCTGGTCAACTTCGATGGCGGCACGCTGCTGGCCCACGCGGACAACCCCAAGCTGGCCGGCAAGTCCTTCCTGGAAGCGCGCGACGCCTCGGGCAAGGCCTTCGTGCAGGAGACCATCGCCAACGTCAAGTCCAGCGGCGAATCGCTGGTCGACTACCGCTGGGCCAACCCCACCACCAAGAAGATCGACAACGGCCACCTGATGGCGCGCCGCGTGCCGGGCAAGGAAGCCTACGTCGCCGTCGGCTACTGGGAGTAG